From Alphaproteobacteria bacterium, a single genomic window includes:
- the dnaQ gene encoding DNA polymerase III subunit epsilon: MREIVLDTETTGLDPLQGDRVVEIAALELRNHVPTGAFYHCYLNPERDMPQEAFAVHGLSEQFLADKPLFRAEVKLFLDFIADAPLVIHNGAFDLKFLNAELARLKRPGLSQDRLIDTLLMARKRFPGAPASLDALCRRFNVDLSVRTLHGALVDCQLLAEVYLELVGGRQPGFALAAEPRPAARSESVDGDAMRLAGPVETVAARPPRPHAPTAAEAEAHRAFVADGLKNALWLRGEAEKTA, translated from the coding sequence ATGCGCGAAATCGTGCTCGACACCGAAACCACCGGCCTGGACCCGTTGCAGGGCGACCGGGTGGTGGAGATCGCAGCGCTCGAACTGCGCAATCACGTGCCGACCGGCGCCTTCTACCATTGTTATCTGAACCCGGAACGGGACATGCCGCAGGAGGCGTTTGCGGTCCACGGCCTTTCCGAGCAGTTTCTGGCCGACAAACCCTTGTTTCGGGCCGAAGTGAAGCTGTTTCTGGACTTCATCGCCGACGCGCCGCTGGTGATCCACAACGGCGCGTTCGACCTGAAATTCCTGAACGCGGAACTGGCGCGCCTGAAACGGCCCGGCCTGTCGCAGGACCGGCTGATCGACACGCTGCTGATGGCGCGCAAGCGCTTCCCCGGCGCGCCGGCCAGCCTGGACGCGCTCTGCCGCCGCTTCAATGTCGACCTGTCCGTGCGCACCCTGCACGGCGCGTTGGTCGACTGCCAGTTGCTGGCGGAGGTGTATCTGGAATTGGTCGGCGGGCGGCAACCGGGCTTTGCCCTGGCTGCCGAACCGCGCCCGGCGGCCCGGAGCGAGTCGGTCGACGGCGACGCCATGCGGCTGGCCGGTCCGGTGGAAACCGTCGCCGCACGGCCGCCGCGCCCCCACGCCCCGACTGCGGCGGAAGCGGAGGCCCACCGGGCCTTTGTCGCCGACGGGCTGAAAAACGCCCTCTGGCTGCGCGGCGAGGCGGAAAAGACGGCCTGA